In Lysinibacillus sp. 2017, the DNA window GCAAAGACGTCAATTACTTCAGGGGCAACTGGTGAAGTGGCCGCATGATCGAGATAAATTGTGTTCATAACTGTTAATACTCCTTTTAAACGGTTTAAATATAGAACATATAACCGTCTGCTACTTCTTCATTTGTATACTTCGCTAAATCGTCAATTGACGTTGTATCTAATACATTTTTGACTGCATCTCGAATTCTCATCCACAATTCACGTTGTGGAGCTTCTTCGTTTTCAATTCCTTCAACGGGCTGAATTGGTCCTTCTAAAACACGAATTACATCTGCTGCAGAAATTTCATTTGGCTTATGCGCTAACATATAGCCACCATAAGCTCCGCGCACACTTTTCACTAATCCCGCATTGCGTAATGGTGACACAAGTTGCTCTAAGTATGCTTCAGATAATCCCTTTTCAGCCGCAATTTTACGCAGGGGAATCGGACCTTCGCCATGATGTTTTGCTAATTCAATCATAATTGTTAAACCATAACGACCTTTAGTTGATATTTTCATCTTAACACCTCTATTTTCTAGTCCATATATACCCTACATTATAACATAACACCTTTTATTCCACTCGGAAATACTTTATCATTATCTCAAGAAAGACACAAAAGGAGCGATTCATCATGCAAAATGAGCCATTAGCTTATAAAATGAGACCGCGTACTTTACGAGAAATTGCCGGTCAGCAGCATATTATCGGTCCAGAAACTCCACTTTTTAAAATGATTGAAAAAGGTCATGTTCCATCGATGCTTTTATACGGTCCTCCAGGAGTTGGAAAAACCTCGATTGCCAATGCGATTGCAGGCAGCTCAAAATTACCTTTCTTCGCACTAAACGCGACGCACGCAGGTAAAAAAGATATTGAACAAGTCGTAATGGATGCACGGATGAGCGGAAAAGTAATTTTATTTTTGGACGAAATCCATCGTTTCAATAAGTTGCAGCAAGATACACTACTACCCCATGTGGAAAACGGTTCGATTGTATTAATTGGCGCGACAACGGAAAATCCATTTCATGATGTGAATCCAGCCATTCGCTCACGTTGTGGAGAGATTTTACAATTAGAACGGTTAACAGGAAAAGATGTAGAGCAACTGCTTCGATATGCTTTAGCAGACAAAGAACGAGGACTGGGTCATTACGAAATCACGGTGACAGACGATCAGCTTGAACGTATTGCAAATGCCAGTAATGGAGATGCACGAAAAGCTTTAACCTTATTAGAATCTGTATACTATGCTTCTGATGAAGTAGATAATGTAACAATTTTAAATGACAATGCGATCGATGCTTTAGCAAAACGCATTGGCGTATTCGGAGATAAAGGTGGCTCTCACTTTTATAACTTACTATCGGC includes these proteins:
- the cymR gene encoding cysteine metabolism transcriptional regulator CymR, which gives rise to MKISTKGRYGLTIMIELAKHHGEGPIPLRKIAAEKGLSEAYLEQLVSPLRNAGLVKSVRGAYGGYMLAHKPNEISAADVIRVLEGPIQPVEGIENEEAPQRELWMRIRDAVKNVLDTTSIDDLAKYTNEEVADGYMFYI
- a CDS encoding replication-associated recombination protein A, translating into MQNEPLAYKMRPRTLREIAGQQHIIGPETPLFKMIEKGHVPSMLLYGPPGVGKTSIANAIAGSSKLPFFALNATHAGKKDIEQVVMDARMSGKVILFLDEIHRFNKLQQDTLLPHVENGSIVLIGATTENPFHDVNPAIRSRCGEILQLERLTGKDVEQLLRYALADKERGLGHYEITVTDDQLERIANASNGDARKALTLLESVYYASDEVDNVTILNDNAIDALAKRIGVFGDKGGSHFYNLLSALQKSVRGSDTNAALFYLANLLENGDLVAVCRRLLVMAYEDVGLANPAVGAHVQAATEAAIKLGLPEARIPLATAVVEMCLSDKSNSAYQALDAAIAAIHEGKTGAIPNHLKDAHYAGAIELGHVGYQYPHNTPIGTFGGWVNQQYLPDELVGTEFYKPIIAGEEKRMAAIYEKLKSFQK